Proteins from a genomic interval of Chroococcidiopsis thermalis PCC 7203:
- a CDS encoding translocation/assembly module TamB domain-containing protein, whose translation MSRGDRFLSLLILSSSFGTFRTVRVEAVVEGSASELADKLELTSELNRSEAESVALLSGSFINTLGRGNPTLGLATIAGSTLSNFQDNITEIGEVLSIDELRFPTAAVEIGAWLFLRLM comes from the coding sequence GTGAGCAGAGGCGATCGCTTCCTATCCCTTCTAATCCTCTCATCAAGCTTCGGCACTTTCCGCACCGTGCGCGTGGAAGCAGTGGTAGAGGGTTCTGCAAGTGAATTGGCGGATAAGCTAGAACTGACTAGCGAACTGAATCGCAGCGAAGCAGAGAGCGTCGCGCTGTTAAGCGGTTCCTTTATCAATACTTTGGGTAGAGGAAATCCTACACTAGGACTTGCCACAATAGCAGGTTCTACCCTATCCAACTTCCAAGACAATATTACCGAGATTGGTGAGGTTTTAAGCATTGATGAATTACGCTTTCCTACCGCAGCAGTAGAAATTGGAGCGTGGCTTTTTTTGAGACTTATGTAG